The genomic stretch GTCTCTTATTTTTGCTTCCAATCAACAAAGCAAAATAGAAGAGAATCCTGTAGAAAATTCCCAAAGCAATGGTGATCCACAAACTAGTCCATTTGTCTAAATCATTCACCCCAGTTTGCTTCAATATATCTGTTCCTGTTGTCAAACAAGTCGAGTTTGTTATGTTCATATCCAATATCTTGCTCATGTCTTGCAACAACTCGATCTTCAATGACTCAGTAACATCCTTCAACGGCGAGGCATCAAAAATCTGGATACCCTTTACGAAACACTTGTGTGGATCATCAAATTCATTCTGTAAAACCCCTTGATAAGGGTATTTCACTAGAGACATATAGTGAAACCAAATCCAATAAGGGGCGATCTCATCTCGTCTGATGAAGAAGCCACTTAACAACAAAAAACAGCCAAAAATCCTGGTAACTAGTGTATAACCCACTATTCCATTGTAAATGAATCCGGAGAGGAATGTGATGAAGGAATTTGCAGTCCAAAATGAGACAAATATGAAGagcaagaagaaaagaaaacccGAAAAGCCATGAGCAAGTCCCACAGACCAATAAGTTGTGACAGCAAATGCAAGGGAAAGGACTAATAGGGAAGGAATTGAGGTAATGGCATGGGAGAGAACATAGGAGGAACAGCGATAAGCATTGTGCGCTGTCTCTCTCATGAAAATATCCCTTTCTTGGATGAAGATTAGCATGGCTTCAGCACAAATGTAATAGATTGTGGAAATGGCAAAGGCAAAGAAACCGAACCTTTCTTGAATCCCTTCTGGGGAATTGTCCAATTTCCTGAAGAGAGTACCAAGGATGATCCCAGTTGCAACAGCACCACCAAAACGCACGTAGAACAGCTCAGGCATTCTCATGGAGTTAAGTATAGATCTTTTTGCTATCACAACCATTTCTATCCAGAATGGATTAACAAATTTTGCGACATCTAAGGAAGAAAGATTGTGGCCGATATTCTTTGCTCCTGAGACTAATTTTCCCCTTGAAACACATGCACTTATCGCATCTTGCAACGATGGTTTAGGTCCTTTGAAAAAGCTGATGCAAGTTGGATTTTCTCTTTGCCATGATCTATTGAATTCCACCAAATTCTTGGTTCCATTCGGGGTTCCTTCTACTTTTTGTATGAAATCCAGAGCAAATTCTGTTTGATTTGCATCTCTTGGAATTGGACTTCCCAATTCAGCAAAGTACTGAGGAAGGTTTGCAGGAGAGCCACTAAACACTATTTGACCACATGAGAGAAAGATCAAATGGTCTAACAAACAAAGGATTCTATGACTTGGCTGGTGAATTGACATGATCACAATACTTCCACTTTGAGCTATTTTTTGCAAGACCTTGACCACCGTATAAGCACAAGTAGAATCAAGTCCTGAAGTAGGCTCATCAAGAAATAGGAGAATAGGGTCATGAATGATACCTATTCCAATAGAAACACGCCTTCGCTCTCCACCTGACACTCCCCTGTGGCCTTCATCTCCAATCATTGTATTAGCAGCATTTTGCAAGTCTAGTTGATCGAGCAATGCTCGAACTCTTTCCTTCTTTCTTGACCAAGATAAAGTCGTAGGGAGATGGAATTCGGCTGAGAACATGAGGGTCTCTTCGACTGTCAACATAGGAAACAAGAGGTCATCTTGCATAACATAAGCTGAGATCATTTTGAGAAACTTGGACTCCAAAACTTCACCATTCAATGTTACACTACCTTTAAGACTTTCCTTTTTTATATGGTTTGCAAGGGCATCGATCAACGTTGATTTTCCCGAACCACTAGCACCAAGAACTGCCATGATTTCACCTTTCCTTGCTTCGCCTGAAATGTCATTCAACAATACCTTCGTGCGAGTCATGTCCTCATCTCTCCTCAAGCACTTAGGAAGTACCATGTAACGTCGAACTTTAACACTATAGCTGAGGTTATGGAAGGAAAGAACAAAGGGAAATGAAGTAGGATTAGGCAGAATATTTAGATCATGGCCGAGTTCAAGGACTTGTTCTGCATCAGAGTTACAGTTACTATTTTCTCCATGTGCCATAGAGACGTTGTCCTCGAGTTTTCGGCTAAATTCATGAAGCTCCATTATTGTAGGAAGCTGTTTTAGTGTTGGGCTAAAATTTTAGTCACATTGGTGAAGGTGCTAAGGGGTAGTTGGCAGCAAAACTTGCAACTGCAGAGATTAAAAAACATTAATACATAGTTGCAGCAAGCTCAAGTCCGGATCTTGTCTACCCTTTATACTCCATACCCTTCCTTCCTCGTATGTATAATACAATATACATTAATTTAAACCTTTCCGTAGCTCATTTCATTAAAAGATGGTTATGGATGTGTAAAAAACACTCCATGTAGAAAGTGTGGAGTGGGAGTAAGTGATTTTTGGAGGGTGTTTCGAGCAAACACAACAATTTGAATTGCAAGGGACTTCACCAATAAGATAGACTTTACTCGCACTAGGGTAGCGCGGTGCATCAAGCATCTCGCATTCACGTAGGATCGGGGGAAGGGCCGCACCCCttgggtgtgatgtagacagtctAATCTAATGCAAGCATCAGTGACGCTTCCACCGCTCGAACTCGTGACTTATAGGTCACACAAAGATAACTTTATCGTTGCTGCACTACATTCGGTACATATATAATTAAAATTTCAACACACTGACAGCATAAAAGTATTTTACATTATCATATCATctaagaaataactagagttatCGTCTATAAAAAGTGGAGTTAGTAAACTGGAAATAAGACAGGGTTACCTTTTACAGCTGGTTATTGTTGATTGTGCAGAATTTCTTACAGTCGCGTTATATAAGTAAACCATCTTATTGTAGTAGCCAAAACAACTCCAAGCTAGTATTAAGTAGGTAAATAGGTGCCCCTTATTGGATTTTTATTTAAAGggtgtgaatgggaaatggaagaGGCATCTCTTAGATTGTACCTCTTCATCTCACCCTTTCTTTGTTTATAAATTTTGAGGTTTGGCCTCATTTTTAAAACATGAAAAACCTGAAAACTTCTCCCTTCTTTTCTACATTGTCGCATTGTTTTTCCAAATAAACAAAGTGTCAAGTGTGTTTACTCCGTTTGTTGAGTTTGTTGAAGTTCTGTAAATTGAAGTGCCGCTTTTATAGAATAATTTCTCCATTCTATCTTGGGAGGAAGTATTCCATAACATTGGGCAAcagtgaggggattaaattcttCAGAGGGCACACActtattttctcttttgtttATTGAACTAATGTTTTTTTGCTTCTCTGATTTTCTGGTTTCGAACACAGATTACTAAtaatcttaaggaatttaatgGAAATCGGTTGATAGAGAAGAAAACCATTGTGGTAATATTTGTTTGTTACTGCTGAGAGAGACGAAAGAAGTGATGGAATTGAAAGTGTAGTTTTCTCCTATTCGTGCACTTTCTCGCCAATACATGGTGTGTTCACTTTAACAGTAGATTAACATGAGAACATTTTTGAAATATAACCATGGCAATCACTGGTTGATTACATGATTTGAAGACGAAGCAAAAGTATTGTATgagtcaaaatctgaccataaaATGGTTCTTAAAAGGAACGATAAGGGGTCGACCGAGCTGTAGTCGTGCCCATGGGGCGTGATAGCAAAGAGAACTTCGGCCACTGCTGGGGCCAAGCCACTAGAATGCTTATATCGAAGAACAACTGTAATGTTTGGTTAAGTAATGAAGGGTACAGTCATGAGAAAGTACGCCGGTTAAAGACCAttggataaaaggaaaaattgttAACATATATAGAGGGGGAAAGATCACCAAAAGAGGGGACCAAGAACAAACCTCAGCCCAGATTGGGCTAGAACATTTTATAATCATCGTTATGGAATCAACAAAGGGAGATCTCCTAGTTATCAAACAACCTTCTCTTTTCCCCCTCTGTGCTTCTACGAGTATGGTGCAAGTCTGTCAAAGATGTAAGCTTACCATTTGCATTTAATGTATAATAATCATCTTAagaaatatcatacaaacttggtCTTCTTCAACTTTTATACTCAAAATGTTTGGATCTAGAGCTAATTTTATCTCGCTAAGATTTACCTTTTATCTCTCTATTG from Nicotiana sylvestris chromosome 12, ASM39365v2, whole genome shotgun sequence encodes the following:
- the LOC104235817 gene encoding ABC transporter G family member 20-like — protein: MVLPKCLRRDEDMTRTKVLLNDISGEARKGEIMAVLGASGSGKSTLIDALANHIKKESLKGSVTLNGEVLESKFLKMISAYVMQDDLLFPMLTVEETLMFSAEFHLPTTLSWSRKKERVRALLDQLDLQNAANTMIGDEGHRGVSGGERRRVSIGIGIIHDPILLFLDEPTSGLDSTCAYTVVKVLQKIAQSGSIVIMSIHQPSHRILCLLDHLIFLSCGQIVFSGSPANLPQYFAELGSPIPRDANQTEFALDFIQKVEGTPNGTKNLVEFNRSWQRENPTCISFFKGPKPSLQDAISACVSRGKLVSGAKNIGHNLSSLDVAKFVNPFWIEMVVIAKRSILNSMRMPELFYVRFGGAVATGIILGTLFRKLDNSPEGIQERFGFFAFAISTIYYICAEAMLIFIQERDIFMRETAHNAYRCSSYVLSHAITSIPSLLVLSLAFAVTTYWSVGLAHGFSGFLFFLLFIFVSFWTANSFITFLSGFIYNGIVGYTLVTRIFGCFLLLSGFFIRRDEIAPYWIWFHYMSLVKYPYQGVLQNEFDDPHKCFVKGIQIFDASPLKDVTESLKIELLQDMSKILDMNITNSTCLTTGTDILKQTGVNDLDKWTSLWITIALGIFYRILFYFALLIGSKNKRR